In Tachypleus tridentatus isolate NWPU-2018 chromosome 3, ASM421037v1, whole genome shotgun sequence, the sequence attttacagttCTTTCACTCCAAGTTAAACCCTTTCTTGTGTCATGAGTCTTCTAGATATATCAACACTCATACTGTTTTATTTAGTCTTCAGGACGAGTCAAAGAAAGAAGTTCCTTTGATTTCAGAAGAAGTGACAAACttagaaacttttataaaacGAAAAGGTAAGACATTCATAAAAGACATACATACATAAATCATAAGGACAGAAAGAACTGATTGTCAAATTCATATTTcaattgtataattttataatatcttGTTAGGACTAATGATAATTTCAAACACCTCATTTTGTATTATTCCTATACAATAgaagaagaatattttaattgtatgacTCTGCTAACAAGACATTTCCCTCAATACATTGAGTATATTGGGACAATCAAAATAAAGAACCTAAACCTATCAAATAAtaccatttgaaataaaatgaagtCAGATATTTCTTGTTCAATAAATTTTggtcaggcatggccagatggttaaggtactcaactcataatccaagggtcccaggtttgaatccccatcccaccaaacatgcctgccctttcagctgtggggctttataatgtgacagtgaatcccactatttgttggtaaaagagtagcccaagagttcatggtgggtggtgataactagctgccttccctttagtcttacactgctaaattatgaacggctagcacagatgtccctcgtgtagcattgtgcaaaattcaaagcaaacaaaaaataataagtcTTCACTTTTCAGTagctgtacttttttattattttatttttatctgtctaATTATCATCGTGAACATGATATTCACAATGTATGAAAAAGCATAACTCTAAAGTAGGTTGAAACTgttatacattaaattatatttttaatctcaaaataGCAATATTGCTTGTgcttttcaattaaaattttattcaagtatGAAAACCTGTGGTGGAGGAATAAAGGTCATTTTAACAGTTGTATAATTTACAGTCAGTATTCTTAAGATGGCTGATGTGAGTACTAaagccgtcttgagaacacatgtttacttcaggtgggtttcttGGCGTCACAAATTTACAGTCTGGATGAGATTACTCATGAAAACAGTGTAATATCTAGCTGAACTTAGAAgttagaagaaaataatgaagtgATAGAGCAGTGTGAAAATAATGAAGTGATAGAGAAAGTGTGAAAATAATGAAGTGATAGAGCAGTGTGAAAATAATGAAGTGATAGAGCAGTGTGAAAATAATGAAGTGATAGAGCAGCATGAAAATAATGAAGTGATAGACAGCATGAAAATAATGAAGGATAGAGCAGTATGAAAATAATGAAGTGATAGAGCAGTATGAAAATGAAGATAAATGATAGAGCAGTATGAAAACGATGAAGTGATAGAAACAGCATGAAAATAATGAAGCTGATAGAGCAGTATGAAAACGATGAAGTGATAGACAGCATGAAAACGATTGAAGTGATAGAGCAGCATGAAAATAATGAAGTGATAGAGCAGCATGAAAACAATGAAGTGATAGAGCAGTATGAAAACGATGAAGTGATAGAGCAGTATGAAAATAATGAAGTGATAGAGCAGTATGaaaatgatgaagtgatagagcaGTATGAGTATGAAAATAATGAAGTGATAGAGCAGTATGaaaatgatgaagtgatagagcaGTATGaaaatgatgaagtgatagagcaGTATGaaaatgatgaagtgatagattaaaagtatagaaaatgatgaagtgatagagcaGTATGAAAATAATGAAGTGATAGAGCAGTATGAAAATAATGAAGTGATAGAGCAGTATGAAAATAATGAAGTGATAGAGCAGTATGAAAATAATGAAGTGATAGAGCAGTATGAAAATGATGGGTGAGAAAGCTATCTTCTAGatttaatgataatataatttaccCTAGAGTTATGGTTTCTTTATAAACTGCTGCTAGTTATTGATGCTTATAAAGCTGATACTCCGTTTGAAGCAATGTCATCTCAGTAAAATTGGTTGACggcattgttttagtttttgagttatcatgtaatgaaaaagaagaaggaaaaagaacaagaaattcaaatcTTTTTTTCACtattatgtttacaaatattatCAGAACTTATGACTCAGTCATCatacagatattgttataaaagggaACATGGcatagtataataaattattgaggGGATATTGAAAATACCATTTTGATGAACAATCTGAGACATTCCAACATAGTCAGTGCTGCCACCTGTCGGATACCCACAGTCCTTACTTCATTCATGCACAGATTTTGTGCTGAAGTTTTCCGTCTGTTGAGACTAAAAGTTCCAACAACAAACCTGAGCAGTAAAACAAGGTTTTCACTGGAAATGAGTTAGGAGAGAACTGAATAAATAAAGTGTGCCTAGATTTTAAATATCACCTTGTCTTCTTTGTCCAGCAGATGGCATCACCTTTGTGACCTAAGTACCCTGACAGCCACCAATGGAATATCTATTGATAGCCAAACTGTGGTTATCAAAGGATATTCCAGTTGTAACTAGTTTAACCCAGGCTCAAGATACACACTTAAATATTCTTAAAGGTAGAAAAgattatcttaaaaacaaaaaaaggaataaaTGGCTTGGAACAAGATAATGTTTTACACCCAGGACAACATAGTGCTGCCATTactgttacaccctggacaacatagtgctgccatgactgttacatcctggacaacatagtgctgccatgactgttacaccctggacaacataTTGCTGCCGtgactgttacaccctggacaacatagtgctgccatgactgttacaccctggacaacatagTGCTGCCATGACTGTTACACTCTGGACAACATAGTGCTAccatgactgttacaccctggacaacataTTGCTGCCGtgactgttacaccctggacaacatagTGCTGCCATGACTGTTACACTCTGGACAACATAGTGCTAccatgactgttacaccctggacaacataTTGCTGCCGtgactgttacaccctggacaacatagtgctgccatgactgttacaccctggacaacatagtgctaccatgactgttacaccctggacaacataTTGCTGCCATGACTATTGCACCCAGGACAACATAGTGCTGccatgactgttacaccctggacaacatagtgctgccatgagtgttacaccctggacaacatagTGCTACCGtgactgttacaccctggacaacatagtgctaccatgactgttacaccctggacaacatagTGCTGCCGTGACTGTTACACCCAGGACAACATAGTGCTGccatgactgttacaccctggacaacataTTGCTGCCGtgactgttacaccctggacaacatagtgctgccgtgactgttacaccctggacaacataTTGCTGCCGtgactgttacaccctggacaacatagtgctgccatgactgttataccctggacaacatagtgctgccatgactgttacaccctggacaacatagTGCTACCGtgactgttacaccctggacaacataTTGCTGCCGtgactgttacaccctggacaacatattgctgccatgactgttacaccctggacaacatagtgctaccatgactgttacaccctggacaacataTTGCTGCCATGACTAttacaccctggacaacatagtgctgccatgactgttacaccctggacaacatagtgctgccatgactgttacaccctggacaacatagtgctgccatgactgttacaccctggacaacatagTGCCATGATtgttacaccctggacaacatagtgctgccgtgactgttacaccctggacaacatagtgctgccatgactattacaccctggacaacatagtgctgccatgactattacaccctggacaacataTTGCTGTCATGACTATTGCACCCAGGACAACATAGTGCTGCCATGACTGTTACACTCTGGACAACATAGTGCTAccatgactgttacaccctggacaacatagtgctgccatgactgttacatcctggacaacatagtgctgccatgactgttacaccctggacaacatagtgcttccatgactgttacaccctggacaacatagTGCTGCCATGACTATTGCACCCTGGACAACATAGTGCTGCCATGACTATTGCACCCTGGACAATGTATTGCTGACATGACTTCAGAAATAATAACTTACAGAGGTAAATGGTACACTCACATATCATAAAGTTGTTAcgtcacaaacaaacaacatggTAACATATAAAGTTAATATCCAGTCATAAAATCCACTGAAAATACTAATGCATATAATAGATCTGAATTTCTTTGAACTgtattaaaaatcagttttttgtgaaaataataaatgtatttttgtgttatgacTGTCACACCACATGGGATGTTGATAGTgtactttaatttttcatttgtagttATTAAGTGAATGATACAGAATTGTTTGATTaggtttgtaaataaattatacattcagTACCATACAACCTTCTGTCAGTGTAAAAATATGATAATAGGAATGTTTTCCTTATAGATAGAGCAGCACAACGTGTGAAAGGAATAGCACTGATACAGAATACTTCTAGCTTGACAGATGATGATATTACACTTCATAAATTTGTTATAACCCAAGAGTATGTGTCCCTTCAAATAGTAATTCACCctaaaaagaaaaatgaacaatttaTCGTAAGTATAATGCACACTTATTATGAACAAAAACTTATTGTTCCTTCTCGGACAATAAATACTTGGagaataatgaaatgatttaacTTCATgtagtattttttgtttcagaaacatttcttaACGAATGTAACAGGTTCTTTTATTCTACACTATGAATGATCAAAACGTTTATACCAGGATTCTTAAAACAGAGTGGTATTTATCAGAATTTTGCAAGTTGAACAGAATAATCGCAGATCAAAAATACCACTTCAGACTGTTAGTAATAACACGACTAAATCTCCAAGTCAACAGTACAggaattattacatatatatgttacagatttgttttcaatttcaccaaaggtaaaattgaCATGAGAATCTATGATGTATAGCCCTTATGTTTTCTTTGTTCTATTCGTTTCAGTGATTTTGATAAGTAAAAACATTAGAACTAGACTGTATTAAAAAATGCAGATAAAACTGATTCTTATGTATTAGATAGATAATGCTGTTGGATTGAAGGAGGTACTTAAGATATACTTTATTCATTTCCACCCCAGTGATAACTTTTTATCAATATCACATTATGCAAAAGCTGGTACATGGGATTACGTTGAAGTATAGCTAATCACTAATTTATAAAaggtaatttatattattgtaggTTGTGATTAAGTTTCAGTCTCAACCTGTTATAACAGACTTTTCAAATGCTTCACTCATTGTACCTTTCACCAATGCTCGGAAAACTACACAGTATGTACTGACCGTACCTGAAAGTATGCTACATACCGGTATTGGAATCTACTATTTAGGGGTTTTGCCATATGTTGATATCGTTGTAGAACAGCTTGATCTGCAACACAGCTGGTTGCAGCAAGCACCAATATGGGAGGACAGTAGTTATGAGAAGCTGTCACAAGAGTATACCTTATCTCTGTTTCTCTCTCGCTGTTTATTCTGGAATGAACAACAAGATGAGTGGTCACAATTAGGCTGCCAGGTATGACTAATAGCATTATTTctaaaagttattaatatattgttaaatataattatatatgtatttattggttatgttgtatttcagtttctttGGTGTAATGATATTTTCTGTATCACTTTACTACAAATTAATGTCTGGATGTTTTTCCCAACACTTTATTGAAGTGTCTTTAACAAACCTTTCTTGGAACTGTAATAAAAGCATATACaggtaatattttctttctagaTAAATTTTTCCCATACCATAAAGTTTTATCTTGTATAGATGTTAGTTCAACATAGATGTATTCCTAGTAATTAATACTGTAATTTTACAACTTACAGCAgcatatgtttattatttgtgttaacaaAACCTCACTAGAAAGAGATATTTCAacagaaattaaaactgttttggaaacaacttttaatgtttggacTCTCTGTGTATCTTTTCAATAACTAATACTATATACCTTACTAATTTTAATATGTACAAGAATAATCTCTTTTACTTTAGctgcaaagatttttttttcttgtagaaaTCTAATTTCTCAAGGTATCAGGATTACACAtagattttaaagtatattttccaGAATGCAGTTTTAAATGGGAATTTCTTCACTCAATCGGTCAGTCATACCAGTTCAACACTGTGTTCTGTTCTGACTGGtctttttcacactttattatcCTGTACCTCTTCCTGTAGATCACTTTGTATTCTTCTCTTTCTGGCCTTCTATTCCCATTAATTTACCATCTATTGAATCTTCATTCCAATGTGTCAGTTCACAAAGTCGCCTTGTCCAGTGATTCTTTGTACCTACTTCTTTGTCTCCCTGAAATGTTTTCCTGAAAACTACGTCAAGTATCTACTGTCTGAATATCACTCTCTGTTCATACTGTTTTGTCCATGTCCAGTTTTCTGCTCAGTGTGCACCACACGTGTGTGGCTGTATTCATGACCTCCAGAACAGAAATATCACATGATAAATGTGTAGAGATTGAAGTTGTGGCTGGTGGAAGTTACAACAAATTGAAGCAAAATTTTATATCTCAGTAGAGGTGTGTGGGCATTCTGAAGAGGTTACTTCAGATGAGAATTTTTAGTGACAGAAATTAGTAAGTGGAAAGTCTAAACAGTTCAAaagtttagtaattttgtgaGTGCTCATTCAGTGATGCTTGACAGTTCAATGACCTTGCCAAAGGTAGAGGTTTGGGTGTACATCCAAGACATTAGGATACATATAAGCACAAAGTGGCCTCACTAGATGAGTAGCTGCTCTAAAACTCTTGCTTGAGAGTGATAACCAAACCAAAAGGTTGAAATGCACATCAGTCTTAGAATGATGGAACAATTACAGCTGTGTAatgtactttaaattttaatatttagtaacaatTAGTGAGTTTGTTCAATGACTGAGGCAGAATATTATCACAGTGAATACGAGCGTGGAGTTGGGTAACAGTGATTTTCTATTTAGCTCTTACAAACTTACTAGTATTAATATCAGAACTTTATGAAGATTAAATCGTGTTATATTCATTATTCTACAGCTATTGTTTCACCACACATCCTGCAAGCTTTGGATCGCTGTTTTATGGAAGATAAATCCCTGCCCAAATGGTCGTATTCCTGAAGGAATGATGGATACAGATGTATTCACTGTCATACAATTTTCTCTCTGCATTGAACAAACTCTTTGATtgttactaaataattaaaatttggaaTAAATTGTAAAGAGTGCCCTCCTCCTATGTCTCAACCAAAGAGGTTGGAGGTCAACAGCATGCTAACACTGACGGGTACAAATACATTCTGTTATTTCCTCAGACGTAAGACCACTTGGGAAAGgatttaacatcaaacaaaatgaTCATGCAAAGCTTGAAGCATGTGTAGTTAAACAGTGTTTGTAGAATAATGAACCTAATGGAACGTTCACTGACGTAGTTTAATCGTTATAATGTTCGAATCAAATTGACTTGGCTGAACAATAGAAAGTAATACAGGTTatttgtaagaatattttataatcatatgGTTCAATATAAGAACAAGAGGTTCTAATTAGTGTGTTGTTTTAAAGTGTATATAAAGtaattacttttgtttctgtgttttctttaataatatagtGTATTAACAATGAATTTACTATTTAGTTTCAGTTAATCAGCACTTGTGACTTTTGTATATGTATCACCCGTGCATTTCTATAGTTATTTACAATACCTATATAAgtattattctttgtaacaacCAGCTTAAAATAACACTGAAGTGTTTGCATGTAGCACTGTAGTTGCTTTACTTTGTTGACTAGGTTGGACCACGGACTACCGAAACAAATATCCATTGTATGTGCTCTCATCTTTCTGTCTTTGCAGCAAGTTTTTTGGTTACTCCAAATACTATTCAACTTCGAACTCTTCCcaagtttttaaaaaacatgACAAGTAACATGATTATCATCTGCTCTGTCTGTACTGTGTGGggaatttacattttatttatcatttgggCTAGAAGAAAAGATAGAAATGATGTTCTGAAGGTGAGGTTTGTTCCCTGACTTATGAAAGGTCCGAAAACCGTTAAGATACTGTCagaatttgaagtaaaatttatgtttgttatattcTACCTGAAACTTGATTTAAACTCCaactgtttaagttttaaatgtatgaaaaactATCCAGTTGAATTACATCGTGAAAATgaactacagtggaacccctctaagtggccacccctcagattcggtcacctcTTGAAAGTGGCCATTGAATcacagtcttttttttttgtttacataatccctaattatatGCAGTgaaacccctctaatcaggccaaaTTCTCTCAGTGCTGAAGggtttagaggggttccactgtatttcagtttttaagGTATATGAACTCTATGTAGTATTTGCACATGTTCTAaactaatgtatttaatttaggaGTCCTGTATTTTCTATTCAATACATATCTCATCTGATGATGCCAGGTCAAGCTGATGAAAGAATGcatgttttctaaactttttgttgtatttttgtcgtcaataaataataaagaacgtTTCAAGTTCTTTTTATCTGAAAAACCTTTCCAGAAATGGTAGTGTAGCTTTTACTTGTGTTTGAGTGAAGTTGATTAAAACATAGGATGAAGCTTATAGTTAATGCTTTACCCTAAAGATTCATAGTTAACAACAATATATGTATCAAATGGTTTATCTTTCTTCATATTTATACAGCATCTATTTGTAAATATGGAATGCATcctatgtgtttatatatataatctgtttgataaaatttaagtgaaataacttatgggTCCAGTATTTTCAAAATGATGAAGTAGAATGTAATGTTATCAGAATTCATGGTCCAAGGAACGTGATGTAAGTCACAAGAGGGTAAAGAAAATCATTCAGAGATTAGCGTTTTTAGAGGGGTGGTGGTGTTGGTTATACTCAAAACTAGACTTGCCAGTTTGAATAGttgaaaaacttttataaagaaattcgatttaattattattaactaaatttatcttgtttttggaAAGAGAACTCacctttaaaattttttttgatAGAGGGCAGTTGTGGTATTGGAAGATAATAAACCTTCTGAAACATATGCTTACCTCATTTCTGTTTACACTGGCATGTGGTTGGTAAGTGTAAAAATTGTTATTGATGTATACATGCTTTTTATTCATACCACAGTTAGTACgtgaaagttaaaaatacaaaaacatgtatattttgaCCATATTGGCTGTCTCTTTGTGTATGTTAAGAAAACCAAATGTTTTAgagttatttgttttagaaatgatGTAGGATTTCTCCAATAGTAAGTACCTCACATgcataacattttaaattcttATCCAGTTGGAATCATGTACTAGATTCAACTTaaggtgttattttatttagacTTTTTGGTCAAGGAACATTTCAATTGTTTCACCTTTGTATAGAGGATTATCTTGTGACTGTCACACTTAATAGTGGTGTTTCTGCTTTCTGGAGACTGTTTTCTGATTGATCAACTACAAACAGACAGTGCTGCTTTGATGTTTCACACCAGATTAATTTTGTCATTAGATGAGGAGAAAGTTGATATTTCATGAATGACTTAAGATTTGTTGAAGTTTTGTCTGTGTGTTAACCTTTTATCCATTACCTTTGCTATTCATcactaaataactttatttaaccTCTTAATTCAGCCTACTTCACTTTTCAACAGATCccagtaattttattgttatttaagtaaTGCTAGGTTTTGTAAGCCTGGATAAGGATCTCAGTTGAAACAGTCTTTGCCTTCAGAGAAAGAACATGTTAGTATCTTACACAAATAAGCTGAGACTTGTTGAAGTTTCTTCTAAGTTCAAATAACTGCAACCGTCCAGTGTTCAAAGCAAGAGGACAATGCTGTATTTGTgttctaaatgttatatataattcaTTGTCCAGTCTCTTTTATTATCTTTTCACTACCTATCTAGTCACTATTAAGTAAATTATACATGAGAATACTACAGGTCTTTAAATATTAATGCTCACAACATAGTTGTATATTGTTATGATGTCACCACTACCCTAGTTAGTTAAGCTTTAACATTTGAAACTTTGAGGCTAAAGTAACAGCATATCATTGAGCAGagttcatgaaaaataaatagttttaaattatcattttatacataaaaaaacaacaaatttgagCTCTGTTAGAAAGctgtgaaatttttttaaaattcattatatcTGTCAAGAAActcaaaatttaataacctacAAATGCACTTACCTTGATCAATGCTTAATATCACATGTAACACAGTATGGTTTCAAGTACTTCCTGGGctaatgtaattttttgataattttaaaatagtacaatttaaaatcattttccaaCTTCAGAATGGAGATTAGAAATCATAATAAAACTCACGATTACAAAATCCAGTGAAAAAAGTCTGTGAATACCTGATGTTTTGGCTTTTGCCTTTCCACGTGTAAGTTGAAAGGTGAAAGTCAGAATGATGGACATTGAATAAAATTCTCTTATTGACTTTGCAGTcatgatttttataataataacttaaaatggTTAAAATTCACTCTTCTTGCTCGTTGCTGCCCTCTGTCTGCTTTTTCTTTATACATGCCATAAACCATGCACTCTCTTCTTGTTGGAGTTAAGTAAATTCCAATATGTTTCTCATCTAAATCATCATGTGCCATCTATTAACCAACAGTAGCATAATATGCTCGCATGATGTATGTAACTCCCTCTACATTGTTTCTCGTTTGGCAGATGTAGTCTTCCCTCAGTTGTGTCCATATAAGTTCCCTACAGTGGACACTTAATGAACAATGAAACCTTACACAGGATCCTCTTTCTAGTACCATTTCTTTTCCTCCTTTCCAAAGAATCGATCTGCTGTGGTGACACAACAATCCCATACATTGGTGGG encodes:
- the LOC143247637 gene encoding polycystin-1-like protein 2, giving the protein MLHTGIGIYYLGVLPYVDIVVEQLDLQHSWLQQAPIWEDSSYEKLSQEYTLSLFLSRCLFWNEQQDEWSQLGCQVGPRTTETNIHCMCSHLSVFAASFLVTPNTIQLRTLPKFLKNMTSNMIIICSVCTVWGIYILFIIWARRKDRNDVLKRAVVVLEDNKPSETYAYLISVYTGMWLNSGTTANVGIQLLGKKMNSRKVLLRDSNMKRMQQGSNDWFLLSTSQSLGGLTGLKVWHDSGGASPSWYLKKILVRDIQTNRAWLFIAEHWLDITTEGLHCHLKPTSQKDISNFSLKFNDTSIRSFQDINLWSSIFLRPCT
- the LOC143245934 gene encoding uncharacterized protein LOC143245934, which codes for MYSFIFTPDYNMFSFIAVLCSCACYGTDKECCRCPLRQVPVGEREMHLHTNEIGMWIKKVDQSSYERSSLGLNENNQIILPAKTNINFSSVQNVILIKFFHSKLNPFLCHESSRYINTHTVLFSLQDESKKEVPLISEEVTNLETFIKRKDRAAQRVKGIALIQNTSSLTDDDITLHKFVITQEYVSLQIVIHPKKKNEQFIVSIMHTYYEQKLIVPSRTINTWRIMK